In Amphiura filiformis chromosome 1, Afil_fr2py, whole genome shotgun sequence, the following are encoded in one genomic region:
- the LOC140145899 gene encoding T-cell leukemia homeobox protein 3-like, producing MEERRENQQYVETKTLSHEDTLSFSINRILSIPAASSSHSPTHLGSDGTDDDDKSDTENHLIDHSKIFCSSSSGITTSSSAASVIFGEQIPVSAAGFYTGTNGVNGIECNGAVIRVPAHRPIPVAFQGIFPWMESRRLARERLTVTRRIGHPYQNRTPPKRKKPRTSFTRLQICELEKRFHRQKYLASAERATMAKALKMTDAQVKTWFQNRRTKWRRQTAEEREAERQAAARFMFTLQHEVMMKSLHDQAPPDPLCIHNSSLNALQNLQPWMNEDHGSDTSSVSRAASEGPLSPQAVASVES from the exons ATGGAGGAACGAAGGGAAAACCAACAGTATGTTGAAACCAAGACTCTTTCTCATGAGGACACTTTGTCATTTAGCATCAATAGAATTTTAAGCATACCTGCGGCATCATCATCTCATTCTCCGACTCATCTGGGGTCAGATGGTACTGATGATGACGATAAATCGGACACAGAGAATCATCTCATAGATCACTCTAAAATATTCTGTTCCTCCTCATCTGGGATAAccacatcatcatcagcagcaagtGTAATCTTTGGCGAGCAAATCCCTGTCTCAGCTGCAGGTTTCTATACGGGGACGAATGGCGTAAATGGAATTGAGTGCAATGGTGCGGTAATACGGGTTCCAGCTCATCGGCCGATTCCCGTAGCTTTTCAGGGAATTTTCCCGTGGATGGAATCAAGACGTTTAGCTAGAGAAAGATTAACAG TTACTCGTCGAATTGGACACCCATATCAAAATCGTACCCCGCCAAAACGTAAGAAGCCCCGCACGTCTTTCACGCGTCTTCAAATCTGTGAATTAGAGAAAAGATTTCATCGTCAGAAATATCTAGCATCAGCTGAAAGGGCGACCATGGCGAAGGCACTGAAAATGACAGATGCACAAGTGAAGACGTGGTTCCAAAACAGAAGGACGAAATGGAG ACGGCAGACAGCAGAAGAAAGGGAAGCAGAGCGACAAGCCGCAGCCCGATTTATGTTCACTCTTCAACACGAAGTAATGATGAAAAGTCTTCACGATCAGGCACCCCCTGACCCGCTGTGTATCCACAACTCCTCATTGAACGCTTTACAGAATCTACAGCCATGGATGAATGAAGATCATGGGTCCGATACCAGTTCAGTCTCACGTGCTGCTTCGGAAGGACCACTTTCACCACAAGCTGTGGCATCTGTAGAAAGTTAG